A genomic segment from Oncorhynchus keta strain PuntledgeMale-10-30-2019 chromosome 7, Oket_V2, whole genome shotgun sequence encodes:
- the LOC118386324 gene encoding protein HEG-like isoform X2, whose protein sequence is MFRVSEATEQNIRLSSGSTSWTSEGTLGLSTEQRSSTIVVSTEATTQWEDKTRLTTDHLPEAYSGLPAQLRALTETKRSVELKSASVTEARPPQDSPDADSSLRGDQSTNRGTVDLREDQSTTQGTVGLSENQSNIRGTMGLSEDQSTNRGTEGLREDQSNIRGTMGLREDQSTNQGTEGLRGDQSTNQATVGLRENQSNIRGTMGLSEVQSTNQGTEGLREDQSTNRGTVGLREDQSTNRGTVGLREDQSTNRGTEGLREDQSTNRGTVGLREDQSTNRGTEGLREDQSTNRGTVGLREDQSTNRGTVGLSEDQPTTRGTMGLREDQSTNRDTVDLREDQSTTQSTMGLSEDQSTNQGTVGLREDQATNQGTVGLREDQSTNQGTVGLREDQSTNRGTVGLGQGQSTDTLRQEQWTDLGTMALPIPVHTDRTYISSTMSRAGERTLLSVSSNSTSMYPKDSTVGLPTSRTGAGAGDVTDRIPSTGPDHGHDATSGSDSHPHSNTNSSQERPGGLSSKGTNPLTEPPNVTQQQDLTSLISEGTRSSTPPLSVADNHSRQDTDTTDSSQPSRGRTSQTEDGVPDSSQPPFLFSEGPSHPSTNTSQGGDRDTPSIMVTGSGTSTESSTGALSTQGGQGETEGVTSLHTEDTPTIVGLALTTAHPTLRESATALEDSLSRFISSQPPFVPKTEQPSPSVTTEVLMSTTSVTITMTSQVTEEETYRFTTATSTTLTPPLVTTRMVQLSTTSVEAQTQPTTIPTTITTETTLGLQTSASTPLRPATLQTQTQEPSTGVSFTDVTSFTDVTTLPLETSTATPGNTTPHSGQDITTTTTTASSSYSHSTTTRSTVELHTTGKHTDRRTTEVEVTAAPMDIRSTSQTPGSACESNPCLNGGECGETYGGREFTCYCLSAWTGPSCNEDVDECEIGPGPSGPCPSDSTCVNTRGSFSCECPLGLDIENGRDCTRAKTFLGTFSVNNSHYDPLLSRSATLHEIQREINQLLNASLSILHGYRRSTLSKKGEDGVHISAVNMFSLSADVTSSEVYDSIQMSLNNCNSTAGHCRVVVTHQLSYQVESLCLAQNTQCHQERSFCVDSNGTAYCQCQPGYFKLNPEDQSCLECGDGLKWVNGTCVRCTFGFGGFNCGNFYKLIAVVVSPVGGALLLVLIIALIVTCCKKDKNDINKIIFKSGDFQMSPYAEFPKSNRVSMEWGREAIEMQENGSTKNLLQMTDIYYSPALRNSDLERNGLYPFSGLPGSRHSCIYPAQWNPSFINDDSRRRDYF, encoded by the exons ATGTTTAGGGTCTCCGAAG CCACTGAACAAAACATACGTCTCTCCTCGGGCTCAACCAGTTGGACATCAGAAGGAACCCTTGGTTTGTCGACGGAGCAGAGGAGCTCTACCATTGTAGTGTCTACAGAGGCTACCACACAGTGGGAGGACAAGACCAGACTAACAACAGACCACCTACCAGAGGCCTACTCTGGGCTCCCAGCACAGCTCAGGGCTTTGACTGAAACAAAACGCTCAGTAGAACTTAAGTCTGCGTCTGTTACGGAAGCCAGACCACCTCAGGACAGCCCTGATGCTGACAGCAGTCTCAGAGGGGACCAGTCCACAAACCGAGGTACTGTGGATCTCAGAGAAGACCAATCCACAACCCAAGGCACAGTGGGTCTCAGCGAGAACCAGTCCAATATCCGAGGCACCATGGGTCTCAGTGAGGACCAGTCCACAAACCGAGGCACTGAGGGCCTCAGAGAGGACCAGTCCAATATCCGAGGCACCATGGGTCTCAGGGAGGACCAGTCCACAAACCAAGGCACTGAGGGCCTCAGAGGGGACCAGTCCACAAACCAAGCTACTGTGGGGCTCAGAGAGAACCAGTCCAATATCCGAGGCACCATGGGTCTCAGTGAGGTCCAGTCCACAAACCAAGGCACTGAGGGCCTCAGAGAGGACCAGTCTACAAACCGAGGTACTGTGGGTCTCAGAGAGGACCAGTCCACAAACCGAGGCACCGTGGGTCTCAGAGAGGACCAGTCCACAAACCGAGGCACTGAGGGCCTCAGAGAGGACCAGTCCACAAACCGAGGCACCGTGGGTCTTAGAGAGGACCAGTCCACAAACCGAGGCACTGAGGGCCTCAGAGAGGACCAGTCCACAAACCGAGGTACTGTGGGTCTCAGAGAGGACCAGTCCACAAACCGAGGCACCGTGGGTCTCAGCGAGGACCAGCCCACAACCCGAGGCACCATGGGTCTCAGAGAGGACCAGTCCACAAACCGAGATACTGTGGATCTCAGAGAGGACCAATCCACAACCCAAAGCACCATGGGTCTCAGCGAGGACCAGTCCACAAACCAAGGCACTGTGGGCCTCAGAGAGGACCAGGCCACAAACCAAGGCACTGTGGGCCTCAGAGAGGACCAGTCCACAAACCAAGGCACTGTGGGCCTCAGAGAGGACCAGTCCACAAACCGAGGCACCGTGGGTCTCGGCCAAGGACAGTCAACAGATACTCTCAGGCAGGAACAGTGGACCGACCTAGGAACCATGGCTCTCCCCATCCCTGTCCACACCGACCGCACCTACATCTCCTCCACTATGAGTCGAGCGGGAGAGAGGACCTTACTGTCTGTGAGCTCCAACAGCACCTCCATGTACCCTAAGGACTCCACCGTGGGCCTCCCGACCAGCCGCACCGGTGCCGGGGCTGGGGATGTCACCGACAGGATACCCTCCACTGGACCTGACCATGGGCATGACGCTACGTCTGGGTCTGACTCTCACCCCCACTCCAACACCAACTCTTCACAAG AGAGGCCTGGTGGTTTGTCCTCCAAAGGGACCAACCCGCTGACTGAACCCCCCAATGTGACCCAACAGCAGGACCTAACCTCTCTGATTTCGGAGGGAACCCgctcctccaccccccctctcagCGTGGCTGATAACCACagcagacaggacacagacacaacagactCCAGTCAGCCTTCCAGAGGCAGGACGTCCCAGACAGAAGATGGGGTCCCTGATTCTTCACAGCCCCCCTTCCTGTTTTCAGAAGGACCCAGTCATCCCAGCACCAACACCTCTCAGGGAGGAGATAGAGATACTCCCTCCATCATGGTCACCGGGTCTGGCACTTCCACAGAGTCCTCCACAGGTGCCCTCAGCACCCAGGGGGGCCAGGGTGAGACAGAAGGAGTCACATCACTCCACACAGAGGACACACCTACCATCGTAGGTCTGGCTCTAACTACTGCTCACCCGACGCTACGAGAAAGTGCCACCGCCCTGGAAGACTCCCTGTCCCGGTTCATCTCAAGCCAGCCTCCCTTTGTCCCCAAGACAGAGCAGCCATCGCCATCGGTGACCACAGAGGTCCTGATGTCCACCACATCCGTTACCATTACGATGACGTCACAGGTCACTGAGGAGGAGACCTACAGATTTACTACGGCAACCAGCACCACACTGACACCCCCTCTGGTTACGACAAGGATGGTTCAGCTTAGCACCACCTCCGTCGAAGCCCAGACTCAACCCACCACCATccctaccaccattaccactgaGACCACTCTGGGTCTCCAGACCTCGGCTTCAACCCCCCTGCGCCCAGCTACACTTCAGACCCAGACCCAGGAGCCCTCAACAGGGGTGAGCTTCACCGACGTCACCAGCTTCACCGATGTAACCACCTTGCCCCTGGAGACCAGCACGGCCACACCGGGGAACACCACGCCCCACAGCGGCCAggacatcaccaccaccactactacagcCTCCTCTTCCTACAGCCACAGCACCACCACCAGGAGCACAGTGGAACTGCACACTACAGGgaaacacactgacaggaggacCACTGAGGTAGAAGTGACCGCAGCTCCAATGGACATCAGATCTACATCTCAGACACCAG GTAGTGCCTGTGAATCCAACCCCTGTCTGAACGGAGGTGAGTGTGGAGAGACCTATGGAGGGAGGGAATTCACCTGTTACTGTCTGTCAGCATGGACAGGACCTAGCTGCAATGAGG ATGTGGATGAGTGTGAGATTGGCCCCGGCCCCTCGGGCCCATGTCCCAGTGACTCTACGTGTGTTAACACCAGGGGCTCCTTCAGCTGCGAGTGTCCCCTGGGCCTTGACATTGAGAACGGACGAGACTGCACGCGAG CAAAAACCTTCTTGGGGACGTTCAGTGTCAACAACTCTCACTATGACCCACTGCTCTCCAGGAGCGCCACACTGCATgagatccagagagagatcaaccaGCTG ctCAATGCCTCATTATCAATTCTGCATGGTTACCGGCGCTCTACTTTGAGTAAAAA AGGGGAAGACGGAGTTCATATCTCTGCTGTCAAcatgttctccctctctgctgACGTGACCAGTTCTGAGGTTTACGACAGCATACAGATGTCTCTGAACAACTGTAACAGCACTGCTGGACACTGCAGAGTGGTGGTTACTCACCAGCTCTCCTATCAAG TTGAGAGTCTGTGTCTGGCCCAGAACACACAGTGTCACCAAGAGCGTTCCTTCTGTGTCGACTCCAATGGGACAGCCTACTGCCAGTGTCAACCAGGGTACTTCAAACTCAACCCTGAGGACCAGTCCTGCCTAG AATGCGGTGATGGTCTGAAATGGGTCAATGGAACCTGTGTCAG GTGCACATTTGGATTTGGAGGATTCAACTGTGGAAATT TCTACAAGCTGATAGCTGTGGTGGTATCGCCAGTAGGGGGTGCCCTACTCCTTGTTCTCATCATCGCTCTCATTGTCACCTGCTGCAA gaaAGACAAGAATGACATCAACAAGATCATTTTCAAAAGTGGCGATTTTCAAATGTCGCCGTATGCAGAGTTCCCAAAGAGTAACCGTGTTTCtatggagtgggggagagaggccaTCGAGATGCAGGAGAACGGTAGCACCAAGAACCTGCTACAAATGACAGACATCTACTACTCT CCTGCGTTACGTAACTCTGACCTAGAGCGTAACGGCCTCTACCCGTTCTCTGGCCTGCCAGGCTCCCGTCACTCCTGTATCTATCCCGCCCAATGGAACCCTTCGTTCATTAACGACGACTCACGACGTCGGGACTACTTCTGA
- the LOC118386324 gene encoding protein HEG-like isoform X1 codes for MIMETCYLSHVVLTRLSLLVLLVVLRPLNAWIYTSSSNDMDRALVTGVYFSPRVTNSEEITAITALPKYLFTTPATSTDFREVSSPSSGTELHHRVRHSDESETRALSEDKLATEQNIRLSSGSTSWTSEGTLGLSTEQRSSTIVVSTEATTQWEDKTRLTTDHLPEAYSGLPAQLRALTETKRSVELKSASVTEARPPQDSPDADSSLRGDQSTNRGTVDLREDQSTTQGTVGLSENQSNIRGTMGLSEDQSTNRGTEGLREDQSNIRGTMGLREDQSTNQGTEGLRGDQSTNQATVGLRENQSNIRGTMGLSEVQSTNQGTEGLREDQSTNRGTVGLREDQSTNRGTVGLREDQSTNRGTEGLREDQSTNRGTVGLREDQSTNRGTEGLREDQSTNRGTVGLREDQSTNRGTVGLSEDQPTTRGTMGLREDQSTNRDTVDLREDQSTTQSTMGLSEDQSTNQGTVGLREDQATNQGTVGLREDQSTNQGTVGLREDQSTNRGTVGLGQGQSTDTLRQEQWTDLGTMALPIPVHTDRTYISSTMSRAGERTLLSVSSNSTSMYPKDSTVGLPTSRTGAGAGDVTDRIPSTGPDHGHDATSGSDSHPHSNTNSSQERPGGLSSKGTNPLTEPPNVTQQQDLTSLISEGTRSSTPPLSVADNHSRQDTDTTDSSQPSRGRTSQTEDGVPDSSQPPFLFSEGPSHPSTNTSQGGDRDTPSIMVTGSGTSTESSTGALSTQGGQGETEGVTSLHTEDTPTIVGLALTTAHPTLRESATALEDSLSRFISSQPPFVPKTEQPSPSVTTEVLMSTTSVTITMTSQVTEEETYRFTTATSTTLTPPLVTTRMVQLSTTSVEAQTQPTTIPTTITTETTLGLQTSASTPLRPATLQTQTQEPSTGVSFTDVTSFTDVTTLPLETSTATPGNTTPHSGQDITTTTTTASSSYSHSTTTRSTVELHTTGKHTDRRTTEVEVTAAPMDIRSTSQTPGSACESNPCLNGGECGETYGGREFTCYCLSAWTGPSCNEDVDECEIGPGPSGPCPSDSTCVNTRGSFSCECPLGLDIENGRDCTRAKTFLGTFSVNNSHYDPLLSRSATLHEIQREINQLLNASLSILHGYRRSTLSKKGEDGVHISAVNMFSLSADVTSSEVYDSIQMSLNNCNSTAGHCRVVVTHQLSYQVESLCLAQNTQCHQERSFCVDSNGTAYCQCQPGYFKLNPEDQSCLECGDGLKWVNGTCVRCTFGFGGFNCGNFYKLIAVVVSPVGGALLLVLIIALIVTCCKKDKNDINKIIFKSGDFQMSPYAEFPKSNRVSMEWGREAIEMQENGSTKNLLQMTDIYYSPALRNSDLERNGLYPFSGLPGSRHSCIYPAQWNPSFINDDSRRRDYF; via the exons ATGATTATGGAAACCTGCTATTTGAGTCACGTAGTCCTAACCCGTCTTTCTCTGTTGGTCCTCTTGGTCGTTCTGAGACCCCTCAATGCGTGGATTTACACCTCCAGCAGCAACGATATGGATAGGGCACTGGTAACGGGAGTATACTTCTCTCCCCGGGTTACTAACTCTGAAGAAATAACTGCCATAACTGCCTTACCAAAATACTTGTTTACTACTCCGGCAACTTCTACGGACTTTAGGGAGGTATCATCACCATCATCTGGAACAGAACTCCACCACAGAGTCAGGCATTCCGATGAGAGTGAGACACGGGCGTTGAGTGAAGACAAATTAG CCACTGAACAAAACATACGTCTCTCCTCGGGCTCAACCAGTTGGACATCAGAAGGAACCCTTGGTTTGTCGACGGAGCAGAGGAGCTCTACCATTGTAGTGTCTACAGAGGCTACCACACAGTGGGAGGACAAGACCAGACTAACAACAGACCACCTACCAGAGGCCTACTCTGGGCTCCCAGCACAGCTCAGGGCTTTGACTGAAACAAAACGCTCAGTAGAACTTAAGTCTGCGTCTGTTACGGAAGCCAGACCACCTCAGGACAGCCCTGATGCTGACAGCAGTCTCAGAGGGGACCAGTCCACAAACCGAGGTACTGTGGATCTCAGAGAAGACCAATCCACAACCCAAGGCACAGTGGGTCTCAGCGAGAACCAGTCCAATATCCGAGGCACCATGGGTCTCAGTGAGGACCAGTCCACAAACCGAGGCACTGAGGGCCTCAGAGAGGACCAGTCCAATATCCGAGGCACCATGGGTCTCAGGGAGGACCAGTCCACAAACCAAGGCACTGAGGGCCTCAGAGGGGACCAGTCCACAAACCAAGCTACTGTGGGGCTCAGAGAGAACCAGTCCAATATCCGAGGCACCATGGGTCTCAGTGAGGTCCAGTCCACAAACCAAGGCACTGAGGGCCTCAGAGAGGACCAGTCTACAAACCGAGGTACTGTGGGTCTCAGAGAGGACCAGTCCACAAACCGAGGCACCGTGGGTCTCAGAGAGGACCAGTCCACAAACCGAGGCACTGAGGGCCTCAGAGAGGACCAGTCCACAAACCGAGGCACCGTGGGTCTTAGAGAGGACCAGTCCACAAACCGAGGCACTGAGGGCCTCAGAGAGGACCAGTCCACAAACCGAGGTACTGTGGGTCTCAGAGAGGACCAGTCCACAAACCGAGGCACCGTGGGTCTCAGCGAGGACCAGCCCACAACCCGAGGCACCATGGGTCTCAGAGAGGACCAGTCCACAAACCGAGATACTGTGGATCTCAGAGAGGACCAATCCACAACCCAAAGCACCATGGGTCTCAGCGAGGACCAGTCCACAAACCAAGGCACTGTGGGCCTCAGAGAGGACCAGGCCACAAACCAAGGCACTGTGGGCCTCAGAGAGGACCAGTCCACAAACCAAGGCACTGTGGGCCTCAGAGAGGACCAGTCCACAAACCGAGGCACCGTGGGTCTCGGCCAAGGACAGTCAACAGATACTCTCAGGCAGGAACAGTGGACCGACCTAGGAACCATGGCTCTCCCCATCCCTGTCCACACCGACCGCACCTACATCTCCTCCACTATGAGTCGAGCGGGAGAGAGGACCTTACTGTCTGTGAGCTCCAACAGCACCTCCATGTACCCTAAGGACTCCACCGTGGGCCTCCCGACCAGCCGCACCGGTGCCGGGGCTGGGGATGTCACCGACAGGATACCCTCCACTGGACCTGACCATGGGCATGACGCTACGTCTGGGTCTGACTCTCACCCCCACTCCAACACCAACTCTTCACAAG AGAGGCCTGGTGGTTTGTCCTCCAAAGGGACCAACCCGCTGACTGAACCCCCCAATGTGACCCAACAGCAGGACCTAACCTCTCTGATTTCGGAGGGAACCCgctcctccaccccccctctcagCGTGGCTGATAACCACagcagacaggacacagacacaacagactCCAGTCAGCCTTCCAGAGGCAGGACGTCCCAGACAGAAGATGGGGTCCCTGATTCTTCACAGCCCCCCTTCCTGTTTTCAGAAGGACCCAGTCATCCCAGCACCAACACCTCTCAGGGAGGAGATAGAGATACTCCCTCCATCATGGTCACCGGGTCTGGCACTTCCACAGAGTCCTCCACAGGTGCCCTCAGCACCCAGGGGGGCCAGGGTGAGACAGAAGGAGTCACATCACTCCACACAGAGGACACACCTACCATCGTAGGTCTGGCTCTAACTACTGCTCACCCGACGCTACGAGAAAGTGCCACCGCCCTGGAAGACTCCCTGTCCCGGTTCATCTCAAGCCAGCCTCCCTTTGTCCCCAAGACAGAGCAGCCATCGCCATCGGTGACCACAGAGGTCCTGATGTCCACCACATCCGTTACCATTACGATGACGTCACAGGTCACTGAGGAGGAGACCTACAGATTTACTACGGCAACCAGCACCACACTGACACCCCCTCTGGTTACGACAAGGATGGTTCAGCTTAGCACCACCTCCGTCGAAGCCCAGACTCAACCCACCACCATccctaccaccattaccactgaGACCACTCTGGGTCTCCAGACCTCGGCTTCAACCCCCCTGCGCCCAGCTACACTTCAGACCCAGACCCAGGAGCCCTCAACAGGGGTGAGCTTCACCGACGTCACCAGCTTCACCGATGTAACCACCTTGCCCCTGGAGACCAGCACGGCCACACCGGGGAACACCACGCCCCACAGCGGCCAggacatcaccaccaccactactacagcCTCCTCTTCCTACAGCCACAGCACCACCACCAGGAGCACAGTGGAACTGCACACTACAGGgaaacacactgacaggaggacCACTGAGGTAGAAGTGACCGCAGCTCCAATGGACATCAGATCTACATCTCAGACACCAG GTAGTGCCTGTGAATCCAACCCCTGTCTGAACGGAGGTGAGTGTGGAGAGACCTATGGAGGGAGGGAATTCACCTGTTACTGTCTGTCAGCATGGACAGGACCTAGCTGCAATGAGG ATGTGGATGAGTGTGAGATTGGCCCCGGCCCCTCGGGCCCATGTCCCAGTGACTCTACGTGTGTTAACACCAGGGGCTCCTTCAGCTGCGAGTGTCCCCTGGGCCTTGACATTGAGAACGGACGAGACTGCACGCGAG CAAAAACCTTCTTGGGGACGTTCAGTGTCAACAACTCTCACTATGACCCACTGCTCTCCAGGAGCGCCACACTGCATgagatccagagagagatcaaccaGCTG ctCAATGCCTCATTATCAATTCTGCATGGTTACCGGCGCTCTACTTTGAGTAAAAA AGGGGAAGACGGAGTTCATATCTCTGCTGTCAAcatgttctccctctctgctgACGTGACCAGTTCTGAGGTTTACGACAGCATACAGATGTCTCTGAACAACTGTAACAGCACTGCTGGACACTGCAGAGTGGTGGTTACTCACCAGCTCTCCTATCAAG TTGAGAGTCTGTGTCTGGCCCAGAACACACAGTGTCACCAAGAGCGTTCCTTCTGTGTCGACTCCAATGGGACAGCCTACTGCCAGTGTCAACCAGGGTACTTCAAACTCAACCCTGAGGACCAGTCCTGCCTAG AATGCGGTGATGGTCTGAAATGGGTCAATGGAACCTGTGTCAG GTGCACATTTGGATTTGGAGGATTCAACTGTGGAAATT TCTACAAGCTGATAGCTGTGGTGGTATCGCCAGTAGGGGGTGCCCTACTCCTTGTTCTCATCATCGCTCTCATTGTCACCTGCTGCAA gaaAGACAAGAATGACATCAACAAGATCATTTTCAAAAGTGGCGATTTTCAAATGTCGCCGTATGCAGAGTTCCCAAAGAGTAACCGTGTTTCtatggagtgggggagagaggccaTCGAGATGCAGGAGAACGGTAGCACCAAGAACCTGCTACAAATGACAGACATCTACTACTCT CCTGCGTTACGTAACTCTGACCTAGAGCGTAACGGCCTCTACCCGTTCTCTGGCCTGCCAGGCTCCCGTCACTCCTGTATCTATCCCGCCCAATGGAACCCTTCGTTCATTAACGACGACTCACGACGTCGGGACTACTTCTGA